One genomic region from Clostridium saccharobutylicum DSM 13864 encodes:
- a CDS encoding non-ribosomal peptide synthetase, producing MSENQSVNVLKEENLYPLTSYQRDIWIQQCLYPNRQLYNIGANFVIEGSIDYDIFQKAINILIKGNDALRINIIKKDDQYYQKIQPELNYHVDFHDFSKAKDPIKESLEWIENETIKLFDMYNNFLFKFSLLKVNENLFYWLMIQHHVITDGWGCYIAMSKVVDIYNRLIDEDNLRDVILEGNINEQKSNSYINFIRDNIDYLKSEKYKKDADFWKEYFKEVPQPFINRSAKKIQGTITSSRKKLIVKWDVYEKIVEYSKKNGCSTFHYMLGILYMCFSKIYDKNELVIGIPILNRKNAEQKNMLGLFVNLIPLKISSDKNESFDSILNKIKKELLRCYRHQKFPLGEIFKLANSDSENKRNIFDITLSYEKFDFYKRFAGHKTVTHALMNKSEENALAMFVREYADGEDVEIDFDYRFDVFDSNFPIENVMSYFKILLESVVNYPCNAISQFEILRDEEKQKILYDFNDTKANYSRNKTMHQLFEEQVEKTPDNLAAVFEGKEITYRELNERANQLAVFLKKKEINTGTPVAIIVERSMEMLIGVMGILKCGGAYVPIDPKFPITRIKTIIKNSNISCIVTQGEQIELIKELQKENNDIKSVICIDIQEDENFENENIVTAKELVNLPKENLGELSTSEDIAYIIYTSGSTGTPKGVVIKHKPAINLIEWVNKKFNVGEKDQVLFVTSFCFDLSVYDMFGILAAGGSIRIASKDEVKDSQKLLNIICEEPITFWDSAPAALQQLVPLLPKDKEVVKNGKLRLIFQSGDWIPVTLPGIMKKAFPGVKVISFGGATEATIWSNYYEIEKVDPNWISIPYGKPIQNAKYYILDSNLNPCPMGVAGDLYIGGECLAEGYANDLKQTEERFIPNPFVQECNEKMYKTGDMARWMQDGNMEFLGRKDHQVKIRGYRIEIGEIEYQLLQHESIKEVFVMAREDESKNKYLCTYIVAEDELTVAELRQYLSHLLPAYMIPSYFIQIPNMPITSNGKIDRKALPMPDGSLNTGKVYEEPTNEIEEKLVHIWRKVLGINKLGINDNFFDLGGDSLNAVRIIAAINKELNVEISLRDMFDFSEIKTLSKQIQQKNKTEFKLIDAIEEKDYYELSSAQKRLFVIKQFQDTSINYNMPSVTIIEGKLDTEKFENVFKELIKRHESLRTSFEIIDGIPMQKIYKEIDFKMEFIEKDEKELESIIKQFLKPFVLNEPPLLRVTLVKLKEERYAMLLDIHHIVSDGVSMEILLKEIGYLYEGKKLDELKIQYKDFSEWQKKFFTTEAAKKQEAYWLKEFSGKIPVLNMPTDYQRPSEQSFEGDKIKFRLDKTVTDKLKEIAAKTDATLYMTIVAAYNVLLSKYTGQEDIIVGSPVAGRTHESFQNIVGMFVNTIALRNFPKSDKKFIEFLTEVKKKFLESYENQDYQFEELIVRLDVEKDFSRNPLFDTMVAWQNVDIREADISGLSFVPYDFNSSIAKFDLTLLVYESKEGLECTFEYCTKLFKKETIEKFAASFGKVLTQIVENSKATILQIEIVEESEKKKLLYDFNDTKANYSRNKTMHQLFEEQVEKTPDNLAAVFEGKEITYRELNERANQLAVFLKEKGINAGMPVAIIVERSMEMIIGVMGILKCGGAYVPIDPKFPITRIKTIIKNSNISCIVTQGEQIELIKELQKENNDIKSVICIDIEEDENFENENIVTAKELVNLPKENLGELSTSEDIAYIIYTSGSTGTPKGVVIKHKPAINLIEWVNKKFNVGEKDQVLFVTSFCFDLSVYDMFGILAAGGCIRIASKDEVKDSQKLLNIICEEPITFWDSAPAALQQLVPLLPKDKEVVKNGKLRLIFQSGDWIPVTLPGIMEKAFPGVKVISLGGATEATIWSNYYEIEKVDANWISIPYGKPIQNAKYYILDSNLNPCPMGVAGDLYIGGECLAEGYANDLKQTEERFIPNAFVQECNEKMYKTGDMARWMQDGNMEFLGRKDHQVKIRGYRIEIGEIEYQLLQHESIKEVFVMAREDESKNKYLCAYIVAEENLTVAELRKYLGNLLPSYMIPSYLIQIPNMPITSNGKIDRKALPMPDGRLNTGTNYEEPTNQIEEKLAGIWNEILGISKIGINDNFFDLGGDSIKAIQIVSRMNAINLKIEIKDLLKNPTIKDLSKKVRVSTKQIEQGAVSGQVPLTPIQKWYLEQKTEDINYFNQAVMLYKKDGFDSNIVKKVFKKILEHHDSLRMRYKKDENGILQYCNPIEEIEITITERDFRYNLDFEQEIEEETNKIHRSLNLSDGPLFGLAIFKTFEREYLLIVIHHMVVDGISWRILLEDLASGYKQELSNKEIQFPKKTDSYKEWGEKLELYANTKNALKEIDYWGAIENTQVESLPKDKIIDKNMVADSKVVHVTLSEQKTEQLLRDVNKAYNTEVNDILITALCLTVKNWTDKDNVIINLEGHGREEIIEDIDITRTVGWFTSMYPVIFDMSKSEEISYQIKNIKETLRNVPNKGIGYGILKYLTDGSSKKGIEFNKKAEICFNYLGQFDIQEDTEMFSISSLSTGESISEKLEKEFAIEINGKVLEGKLALDINYNKNEYYEETINTFAENYIRNLENILDHCVDKDTVELTPSDFGDEDILSIEELDNINSLFN from the coding sequence ATGTCTGAAAATCAAAGTGTGAATGTTTTAAAAGAAGAAAACCTATATCCATTAACATCATATCAAAGGGATATTTGGATTCAACAATGTTTATATCCAAATAGACAACTCTATAATATTGGAGCAAATTTTGTTATTGAAGGAAGTATAGATTACGATATATTTCAGAAGGCTATTAATATTTTAATTAAGGGAAATGATGCCCTACGAATAAATATTATAAAGAAAGATGACCAATATTATCAAAAAATTCAGCCAGAATTAAATTATCATGTTGATTTTCATGATTTTTCAAAAGCGAAAGATCCAATAAAAGAAAGTTTAGAGTGGATTGAAAATGAAACTATAAAATTATTTGATATGTACAATAATTTTTTATTTAAGTTTAGTTTATTAAAGGTTAATGAAAATTTATTTTATTGGTTAATGATACAGCATCATGTAATTACAGATGGATGGGGATGCTATATTGCAATGAGCAAGGTAGTTGATATTTATAACCGTCTTATAGATGAAGATAATTTAAGAGATGTAATTTTAGAAGGAAATATAAATGAACAGAAAAGTAATTCTTATATCAATTTTATTAGAGATAATATAGATTATTTGAAATCAGAGAAATATAAAAAGGATGCTGATTTTTGGAAAGAATATTTTAAAGAAGTACCTCAGCCTTTTATAAATAGAAGTGCTAAAAAAATACAAGGAACAATTACAAGTTCACGAAAAAAACTAATAGTAAAATGGGATGTATATGAAAAAATCGTTGAATATTCAAAGAAAAATGGATGCTCAACATTTCATTATATGTTAGGAATATTATATATGTGTTTTAGCAAGATATATGATAAGAATGAGTTGGTTATAGGAATACCTATACTAAATAGAAAAAATGCAGAACAAAAAAATATGTTGGGGCTTTTTGTAAATCTAATTCCTTTAAAGATAAGTAGTGATAAAAATGAGAGCTTTGATTCAATTTTAAATAAAATAAAAAAAGAGCTATTACGATGTTATAGACATCAAAAATTTCCTTTAGGTGAAATTTTTAAATTAGCTAATAGTGATTCTGAAAATAAAAGAAATATTTTTGATATTACCTTATCTTATGAAAAATTTGATTTTTATAAACGATTTGCAGGTCATAAAACAGTTACACATGCCTTAATGAATAAGAGTGAAGAAAATGCATTAGCTATGTTTGTAAGAGAGTATGCTGATGGAGAAGATGTAGAAATAGATTTTGATTATAGATTTGATGTATTTGATTCAAATTTTCCTATTGAAAATGTTATGTCATATTTCAAGATTTTACTAGAAAGTGTTGTGAATTATCCTTGCAATGCAATATCTCAATTTGAAATATTAAGAGATGAGGAAAAACAAAAAATACTTTATGATTTTAATGATACAAAAGCTAATTATTCAAGAAATAAAACAATGCATCAATTATTTGAAGAGCAAGTAGAAAAAACACCTGATAATTTGGCAGCTGTATTTGAAGGAAAAGAAATAACATATAGAGAGTTAAATGAAAGAGCAAATCAATTGGCAGTTTTTCTTAAGAAGAAAGAAATAAATACAGGTACGCCAGTCGCCATAATTGTTGAACGTTCTATGGAAATGCTTATAGGGGTAATGGGAATATTAAAATGTGGAGGAGCTTATGTACCTATAGATCCTAAATTCCCTATAACAAGAATAAAAACAATAATAAAGAATAGTAATATTTCTTGTATTGTGACACAAGGTGAACAAATTGAACTTATAAAAGAATTACAAAAAGAAAATAATGATATAAAAAGTGTAATTTGTATTGATATTCAAGAAGATGAGAACTTTGAAAATGAGAATATTGTGACAGCAAAAGAACTTGTAAATCTTCCAAAAGAAAACTTAGGTGAATTAAGTACTTCAGAAGATATAGCTTATATAATATATACTTCTGGCTCAACAGGAACACCAAAGGGAGTAGTTATAAAACATAAACCTGCAATAAATTTGATTGAATGGGTAAATAAGAAATTTAACGTAGGTGAAAAAGATCAAGTATTATTTGTTACCTCTTTCTGTTTTGATTTATCAGTATATGATATGTTTGGAATTTTAGCTGCTGGAGGTTCTATAAGAATTGCATCTAAGGATGAGGTTAAGGATTCACAAAAATTACTTAATATTATTTGTGAAGAGCCAATTACTTTTTGGGATTCTGCACCAGCAGCACTTCAACAGCTTGTGCCATTGCTTCCAAAAGACAAGGAAGTTGTTAAGAATGGTAAGTTGAGATTGATTTTCCAAAGTGGAGACTGGATTCCAGTCACCCTTCCAGGAATAATGAAGAAAGCTTTTCCAGGTGTAAAGGTAATTAGTTTTGGTGGAGCAACAGAAGCAACAATATGGTCAAATTATTATGAGATAGAAAAAGTAGATCCTAATTGGATAAGCATACCATATGGAAAGCCTATTCAAAATGCAAAGTATTATATATTGGATTCTAATTTAAATCCATGTCCAATGGGAGTAGCTGGAGATTTGTATATTGGAGGAGAATGTTTAGCTGAGGGGTATGCAAATGATTTAAAGCAAACAGAGGAAAGATTTATACCAAATCCATTTGTACAAGAATGCAATGAAAAAATGTACAAAACAGGAGATATGGCTAGATGGATGCAAGATGGTAACATGGAATTCTTAGGTAGAAAAGACCATCAAGTTAAGATAAGAGGCTACAGAATAGAAATTGGAGAAATAGAATATCAATTGTTGCAACATGAATCTATAAAAGAAGTGTTTGTTATGGCAAGAGAAGATGAAAGTAAAAATAAATATCTTTGTACATATATAGTAGCAGAAGATGAGTTGACTGTAGCAGAATTAAGACAATACTTATCACATTTATTACCAGCATATATGATTCCTTCATATTTTATACAAATTCCTAATATGCCAATAACAAGTAATGGAAAGATAGATAGAAAGGCATTGCCTATGCCAGATGGAAGTTTAAATACTGGAAAAGTGTATGAAGAACCTACAAATGAAATTGAAGAAAAATTAGTACATATATGGAGAAAAGTTTTAGGAATAAATAAGTTGGGAATTAATGATAACTTTTTTGATCTTGGTGGAGATTCATTAAATGCTGTAAGAATCATAGCAGCAATAAATAAAGAGTTAAATGTTGAAATTTCATTAAGAGATATGTTTGATTTTAGTGAAATAAAAACATTATCAAAACAAATTCAGCAAAAAAATAAAACTGAATTTAAGTTAATAGATGCTATAGAAGAAAAAGACTATTATGAATTATCTTCTGCACAAAAAAGGTTATTTGTTATAAAACAATTTCAAGATACAAGTATAAATTATAATATGCCTTCTGTAACTATTATTGAAGGAAAACTTGATACAGAAAAGTTTGAAAATGTGTTTAAAGAGCTAATAAAAAGACATGAGTCATTAAGAACCTCATTTGAGATTATAGATGGAATTCCTATGCAAAAGATCTATAAAGAAATTGATTTTAAGATGGAGTTTATTGAAAAAGATGAAAAAGAACTTGAAAGTATAATAAAGCAATTTTTAAAACCTTTTGTGTTAAATGAACCTCCACTTTTAAGAGTGACTTTAGTGAAATTAAAAGAAGAAAGATATGCTATGCTTTTAGACATTCATCATATAGTATCAGATGGAGTGTCTATGGAAATTTTATTAAAAGAAATTGGATATTTATATGAGGGCAAAAAATTAGACGAATTAAAAATACAATATAAAGATTTTTCGGAATGGCAAAAGAAGTTTTTTACAACAGAAGCTGCTAAAAAGCAAGAAGCGTATTGGTTAAAAGAATTTTCAGGAAAAATACCAGTGCTTAATATGCCAACAGATTATCAAAGACCATCAGAGCAAAGTTTTGAGGGAGATAAAATAAAGTTTAGATTAGATAAGACAGTGACAGATAAGTTGAAAGAGATAGCTGCCAAAACAGATGCAACATTATATATGACAATTGTTGCAGCATATAATGTATTGCTGTCAAAATACACAGGACAAGAAGATATAATTGTAGGATCTCCTGTGGCAGGAAGAACTCATGAATCATTTCAAAATATAGTTGGAATGTTTGTAAATACAATAGCTTTGAGAAATTTTCCAAAGTCAGATAAGAAATTTATAGAATTTTTAACAGAAGTAAAGAAGAAATTTTTAGAATCATACGAAAATCAAGATTATCAATTTGAAGAGCTAATAGTCCGTCTTGATGTAGAGAAAGATTTTAGCAGAAATCCTTTGTTTGATACAATGGTGGCTTGGCAAAATGTAGATATACGTGAAGCTGATATATCTGGTTTAAGTTTTGTTCCATATGATTTTAATTCCTCAATAGCAAAGTTTGATTTAACACTGCTTGTATATGAAAGCAAAGAAGGATTAGAATGCACTTTTGAATATTGTACAAAGCTATTTAAAAAGGAAACTATAGAAAAATTTGCAGCAAGTTTTGGAAAGGTATTAACTCAAATAGTTGAAAATTCTAAAGCGACAATATTACAAATAGAAATTGTTGAGGAGTCTGAAAAGAAAAAGCTTCTTTATGATTTTAATGATACAAAAGCTAATTATTCAAGAAATAAAACAATGCATCAATTATTTGAAGAGCAAGTAGAAAAAACACCTGATAATTTGGCAGCTGTATTTGAAGGAAAAGAAATAACATATAGAGAGTTAAATGAAAGAGCAAATCAATTGGCAGTTTTTCTTAAGGAGAAGGGAATAAATGCAGGTATGCCAGTAGCCATAATTGTTGAACGTTCTATGGAAATGATTATAGGGGTAATGGGAATATTAAAATGTGGTGGAGCTTATGTACCTATAGATCCTAAATTCCCTATAACAAGAATAAAAACAATAATAAAGAATAGTAATATTTCTTGTATTGTGACACAAGGTGAACAAATTGAACTTATAAAAGAATTACAAAAAGAAAATAATGATATAAAAAGTGTAATTTGTATTGATATTGAAGAAGATGAGAACTTTGAAAATGAGAATATTGTTACAGCAAAAGAACTTGTAAATCTTCCAAAAGAAAACTTAGGTGAATTAAGTACTTCAGAGGATATAGCTTACATAATATATACTTCTGGCTCAACAGGAACACCAAAGGGAGTAGTTATAAAACATAAACCTGCAATAAATTTGATTGAATGGGTAAATAAGAAATTTAACGTAGGTGAAAAAGATCAAGTATTATTTGTTACCTCTTTCTGTTTTGATTTATCAGTATATGATATGTTTGGAATTTTAGCTGCCGGAGGTTGTATAAGAATTGCATCTAAGGATGAGGTTAAGGATTCACAAAAATTACTTAATATTATTTGTGAAGAGCCAATTACTTTTTGGGATTCTGCACCAGCAGCACTTCAACAGCTTGTGCCATTGCTTCCAAAAGACAAGGAAGTTGTTAAGAATGGTAAGTTGAGATTGATTTTCCAAAGTGGAGATTGGATTCCTGTCACCCTTCCAGGAATAATGGAGAAAGCTTTTCCAGGCGTAAAGGTAATTAGTCTTGGTGGAGCAACAGAAGCAACAATATGGTCAAATTATTATGAGATAGAAAAAGTAGATGCTAATTGGATAAGCATACCATATGGAAAGCCTATTCAAAATGCAAAGTATTATATATTGGATTCTAATTTAAATCCATGTCCAATGGGAGTAGCTGGAGATTTGTATATTGGAGGAGAATGTTTAGCTGAGGGATATGCAAATGATTTAAAGCAAACAGAGGAAAGATTTATACCAAATGCATTTGTACAAGAGTGTAACGAAAAAATGTACAAAACAGGAGATATGGCCAGATGGATGCAAGATGGTAATATGGAGTTCTTAGGTAGAAAAGACCATCAAGTTAAAATAAGAGGCTACAGAATAGAAATTGGAGAAATAGAATATCAATTGTTGCAACATGAATCTATAAAAGAAGTGTTTGTTATGGCAAGAGAAGATGAAAGTAAAAATAAGTATCTTTGTGCATATATAGTAGCAGAAGAAAATTTGACAGTGGCAGAATTGAGAAAATATTTAGGAAATTTATTACCATCATATATGATTCCTTCATATTTAATACAAATTCCTAATATGCCAATAACAAGTAATGGAAAGATAGATAGAAAAGCACTGCCTATGCCAGATGGAAGGTTAAATACTGGAACAAACTACGAGGAACCTACAAATCAAATTGAAGAAAAATTAGCAGGTATATGGAATGAGATTTTAGGAATAAGCAAGATAGGAATTAATGATAATTTCTTTGATCTTGGTGGAGATTCAATAAAAGCAATACAGATAGTATCTCGTATGAATGCAATAAATTTAAAAATAGAGATAAAAGATTTACTTAAAAATCCTACAATAAAAGATCTATCTAAGAAGGTAAGAGTATCAACTAAGCAAATAGAACAAGGAGCTGTAAGTGGACAAGTACCTTTAACACCAATACAAAAGTGGTATTTAGAGCAGAAAACAGAGGATATAAATTATTTTAATCAAGCTGTTATGCTATATAAAAAAGATGGATTTGACTCAAATATTGTTAAAAAAGTATTCAAGAAAATACTTGAACATCATGATTCTTTGAGAATGAGATATAAGAAAGATGAAAATGGAATATTGCAGTATTGCAACCCTATAGAAGAAATAGAAATAACAATTACAGAAAGAGATTTCAGATATAATTTGGATTTTGAACAAGAAATCGAAGAAGAAACAAATAAAATACATAGAAGCTTAAATTTAAGCGATGGTCCATTGTTTGGGTTAGCAATTTTTAAAACATTTGAAAGAGAATATTTGTTAATTGTTATCCATCATATGGTAGTAGACGGAATATCATGGAGAATACTATTGGAAGATTTAGCTTCAGGATACAAACAAGAATTATCTAATAAAGAAATACAGTTCCCTAAAAAAACAGATTCCTACAAAGAGTGGGGTGAAAAGCTTGAACTTTATGCAAATACTAAAAATGCATTGAAAGAAATAGATTACTGGGGAGCAATAGAAAATACACAGGTTGAATCTTTGCCTAAGGATAAAATTATAGATAAAAATATGGTGGCTGATAGCAAAGTAGTTCATGTGACATTATCAGAGCAAAAAACAGAACAGTTATTGAGAGATGTAAACAAAGCATATAACACAGAAGTAAATGATATATTAATAACTGCTTTATGTTTAACTGTGAAAAATTGGACAGATAAAGATAATGTAATTATAAATTTAGAAGGCCACGGAAGAGAAGAAATAATAGAAGATATAGATATTACAAGAACAGTAGGATGGTTTACGTCGATGTATCCTGTAATATTTGATATGTCAAAATCAGAAGAAATATCCTACCAAATAAAAAATATAAAAGAAACTTTAAGAAATGTACCAAACAAAGGAATAGGATATGGAATATTAAAGTATTTAACAGATGGTTCAAGCAAAAAAGGAATAGAGTTTAATAAAAAAGCAGAAATATGCTTCAATTATTTAGGGCAGTTTGATATTCAAGAAGATACGGAAATGTTTAGTATTTCATCTTTATCTACAGGAGAATCTATAAGCGAAAAACTAGAAAAAGAATTCGCTATTGAGATAAATGGAAAAGTATTAGAAGGTAAGTTAGCGTTAGATATTAATTATAATAAAAATGAATATTATGAAGAAACAATAAATACCTTTGCGGAAAATTATATAAGAAATTTGGAAAATATATTAGATCATTGTGTGGATAAAGATACTGTTGAATTAACTCCAAGTGATTTTGGGGATGAGGATATTCTTTCTATTGAAGAACTTGACAATATAAATAGTTTATTTAACTAA